The following are encoded in a window of Chitinophagaceae bacterium genomic DNA:
- a CDS encoding RidA family protein: protein MRSTFSSGSPWEDIVGYSRAVRVGNIIEVAGTTAMDGDVLVGKGDLYAQTVYIFKKIEKVLLEAGASLSDVVRTRMFVTSISQWEEAGRAHGEFFRDIKPVATMVEVSNLIDKELLIEIEVTAVVDKP, encoded by the coding sequence GGTCACCCTGGGAGGACATTGTGGGATACTCCCGGGCAGTACGGGTAGGTAATATCATTGAAGTGGCTGGAACGACAGCGATGGATGGAGATGTACTGGTCGGGAAGGGCGATCTGTATGCGCAAACCGTTTATATTTTTAAAAAAATTGAAAAAGTGCTGCTGGAGGCAGGTGCCTCGCTGTCAGATGTTGTCCGTACAAGAATGTTTGTTACCAGCATCAGCCAATGGGAAGAGGCCGGCCGGGCTCACGGTGAATTTTTCAGGGATATTAAGCCCGTTGCAACGATGGTAGAAGTATCAAATCTTATTGATAAAGAACTGCTGATAGAAATAGAGGTCACCGCCGTGGTAGACAAACCATAA